A single window of Narcine bancroftii isolate sNarBan1 chromosome 1, sNarBan1.hap1, whole genome shotgun sequence DNA harbors:
- the LOC138746241 gene encoding synembryn-A-like isoform X2: MGTTRHRGRAAMDVSALLERAGSGDQDRALPALQHFIAERLGQVVLRLLEGDLQPACQLACLGCLRILTRDKSNLRPFSTRGSLETLSRHAGIDGIEERVGGLPDSDVMVEALKCLCNLVFNSSAAQEKCAESGMVLGICQRIKLYNTRKLAPDIRFFDCRLLFLLTALRLDIRKQLAYELRGVHLLTKVLEDTLVVQWDNSQEVAAGEEGGCPLACEQTNCAMEILKILFNITWDLNKRQVDEEDASAYRHLVAILRHCLLAPVEEEDQAEELHSHTVNLLGNLPLMCLDVLLMAQVQPSSAEYLGLNMDAVDSLLDFLNKKVERGHRLKETVIPALNLLTESARGHRETRKFLRMRVLPPLRDVQTRPEVGDTLRNKLVRLMTHPDTDVKHCAAELLFVLCKENVARFVKYTGYGNAAGLLAVRGLMGSCWSEGTYSEDEDTDTEEYKEAKANINPVTGRVEERSADPMVSMTEEQKESEAMKLFILFDKLARQKIFQPMSLAPDGKLVPLDEATHPLVEVRESESDSD; this comes from the exons CGGCTGGGGCAGGTGGTCCTTCGGCTCCTGGAGGGAGATTTACAGCCGGCGTGTCAGCTAGCGTGCCTGGGCTGCCTTCGCATTCTCACCCGGGATAAAAGCAACCTGAGGCCGTTCAGCACCAGAGGGTCCTTGGAGACACTGAGCAGGCACGCTGGGATCGATGGTATTGAGGAGCGAGTGGGGGGATTGCCTGACTCCGATGTGATGGTCGAGGCTCTGAAATGCCTCTGTAACCTGGTGTTCAACAGCTCCGCAGCCCAGGAGAAGTGTGCAGAGAGTGGCATGGTGCTGGGAATCTGCCAGCGCATCAAGCTCTATAACACGAGGAAGCTGGCTCCCGACATCAGGTTCTTTGACTGCCGGCTGCTCTTCCTACTGACAGCCCTGAGGCTTGACATCCGTAAGCAGCTGGCCTATGAGCTGCGAGGGGTGCACCTGCTGACCAAGGTGTTGGAGGACACGTTGGTTGTGCAATGGGACAACAGCCAGGAGGTAGCTGCTGGAGAAGAGGGTGGCTGCCCGCTGGCCTGCGAGCAGACCAACTGTGCCATGGAGATCCTGAAGATCCTCTTCAACATCACCTGGGACCTAAACAAAAGGCAGGTGGATGAG GAGGATGCATCTGCCTACCGGCACCTGGTTGCCATCCTGCGCCACTGCCTCCTGGCCCCAGTGGAGGAGGAGGACCAGGCCGAGGAGCTGCACAG CCATACGGTTAACCTACTGGGGAACCTACCTCTGATGTGCTTGGACGTCCTGCTCATGGCCCAAGTCCAGCCAAGCTCAGCAGAGTACCTGGGATTGAACATGGATGCTGTGGATTCGCTGCTGGACTTCCTGAACAAGAAGGTGGAACGG GGACACCGGCTGAAGGAAACAGTGATTCCTGCTCTCAACCTGCTGACTGAGAGCGCACGGGGACACCGGGAGACCAGGAAATTCCTCCGGATGAGG GTGCTGCCTCCTCTCCGGGACGTACAGACAAGACCTGAGGTCGGGGATACCCTGCGCAACAAGCTGGTCCGACTGATGACTCACCCAGACACGGACGTCAAGCACTGCGCGGCCGAGCTCCTCTTTGTCCTCTGCAAGGAGAACG TTGCACGATTTGTGAAATACACCGGATACGGGAATGCAGCGGGGCTGCTGGCGGTCCGAGGGTTGATGGGAAGCTGCTGGTCGGAGGGAACCTACTCCGAGGATGAAGACACCGACACTGAGGAGTACAAGGAAGCCAAAGCCAA CATCAATCCTGTTACCGGGAGGGTAGAGGAGAGATCTGCTGATCCCATGGTCAGCATGACCGAGGAACAGAAGGAATCTGAAGCGATGAAATTGTTCATTCTGTTCGATAAACTCGCCCG GCAGAAGATATTTCAGCCAATGAGTTTGGCCCCAGATGGAAAACTGGTTCCTTTGGATGAGGCAACGCACCCGTTGGTTGAAGTGCGAGAATCTGAATCGGATTCAGATTGA
- the LOC138746241 gene encoding synembryn-A-like isoform X1, with product MGTTRHRGRAAMDVSALLERAGSGDQDRALPALQHFIAENSQCFLFDMEGRDQRRRLGQVVLRLLEGDLQPACQLACLGCLRILTRDKSNLRPFSTRGSLETLSRHAGIDGIEERVGGLPDSDVMVEALKCLCNLVFNSSAAQEKCAESGMVLGICQRIKLYNTRKLAPDIRFFDCRLLFLLTALRLDIRKQLAYELRGVHLLTKVLEDTLVVQWDNSQEVAAGEEGGCPLACEQTNCAMEILKILFNITWDLNKRQVDEEDASAYRHLVAILRHCLLAPVEEEDQAEELHSHTVNLLGNLPLMCLDVLLMAQVQPSSAEYLGLNMDAVDSLLDFLNKKVERGHRLKETVIPALNLLTESARGHRETRKFLRMRVLPPLRDVQTRPEVGDTLRNKLVRLMTHPDTDVKHCAAELLFVLCKENVARFVKYTGYGNAAGLLAVRGLMGSCWSEGTYSEDEDTDTEEYKEAKANINPVTGRVEERSADPMVSMTEEQKESEAMKLFILFDKLARQKIFQPMSLAPDGKLVPLDEATHPLVEVRESESDSD from the exons CGGCTGGGGCAGGTGGTCCTTCGGCTCCTGGAGGGAGATTTACAGCCGGCGTGTCAGCTAGCGTGCCTGGGCTGCCTTCGCATTCTCACCCGGGATAAAAGCAACCTGAGGCCGTTCAGCACCAGAGGGTCCTTGGAGACACTGAGCAGGCACGCTGGGATCGATGGTATTGAGGAGCGAGTGGGGGGATTGCCTGACTCCGATGTGATGGTCGAGGCTCTGAAATGCCTCTGTAACCTGGTGTTCAACAGCTCCGCAGCCCAGGAGAAGTGTGCAGAGAGTGGCATGGTGCTGGGAATCTGCCAGCGCATCAAGCTCTATAACACGAGGAAGCTGGCTCCCGACATCAGGTTCTTTGACTGCCGGCTGCTCTTCCTACTGACAGCCCTGAGGCTTGACATCCGTAAGCAGCTGGCCTATGAGCTGCGAGGGGTGCACCTGCTGACCAAGGTGTTGGAGGACACGTTGGTTGTGCAATGGGACAACAGCCAGGAGGTAGCTGCTGGAGAAGAGGGTGGCTGCCCGCTGGCCTGCGAGCAGACCAACTGTGCCATGGAGATCCTGAAGATCCTCTTCAACATCACCTGGGACCTAAACAAAAGGCAGGTGGATGAG GAGGATGCATCTGCCTACCGGCACCTGGTTGCCATCCTGCGCCACTGCCTCCTGGCCCCAGTGGAGGAGGAGGACCAGGCCGAGGAGCTGCACAG CCATACGGTTAACCTACTGGGGAACCTACCTCTGATGTGCTTGGACGTCCTGCTCATGGCCCAAGTCCAGCCAAGCTCAGCAGAGTACCTGGGATTGAACATGGATGCTGTGGATTCGCTGCTGGACTTCCTGAACAAGAAGGTGGAACGG GGACACCGGCTGAAGGAAACAGTGATTCCTGCTCTCAACCTGCTGACTGAGAGCGCACGGGGACACCGGGAGACCAGGAAATTCCTCCGGATGAGG GTGCTGCCTCCTCTCCGGGACGTACAGACAAGACCTGAGGTCGGGGATACCCTGCGCAACAAGCTGGTCCGACTGATGACTCACCCAGACACGGACGTCAAGCACTGCGCGGCCGAGCTCCTCTTTGTCCTCTGCAAGGAGAACG TTGCACGATTTGTGAAATACACCGGATACGGGAATGCAGCGGGGCTGCTGGCGGTCCGAGGGTTGATGGGAAGCTGCTGGTCGGAGGGAACCTACTCCGAGGATGAAGACACCGACACTGAGGAGTACAAGGAAGCCAAAGCCAA CATCAATCCTGTTACCGGGAGGGTAGAGGAGAGATCTGCTGATCCCATGGTCAGCATGACCGAGGAACAGAAGGAATCTGAAGCGATGAAATTGTTCATTCTGTTCGATAAACTCGCCCG GCAGAAGATATTTCAGCCAATGAGTTTGGCCCCAGATGGAAAACTGGTTCCTTTGGATGAGGCAACGCACCCGTTGGTTGAAGTGCGAGAATCTGAATCGGATTCAGATTGA
- the sirt3 gene encoding NAD-dependent protein deacetylase sirtuin-3, mitochondrial: protein MHFAMCHRFLCTAPRLLVSPRLQYRFSHFQHFQVDGQTGKRTSRNHCVNSPWLPAPARYVFSGKSRDRVQSLQDVVRLILNGQCDHIVVMAGAGISTASGIPDFRSADSGLYDNLQQYDVPYPEAIFDINYFAHNPRPFFALAKQLYPGHCRPNYTHYFIRLLHQKGLLLRIYTQNIDGLERKAGIPAEKLVEAHGTFATATCMVCHGTFTWDQLQGDVMEGRIPYCSSCSGVIKPDIVFFGEQLPWTFHQSLIDFPLADLLIILGTSLTVEPFASLSEMVRNSVPRILINQKLVGSLNQNPLRTSDVVELGDVLKGVQRFSDMLGWYKETNELLTREHSKLKNQDNVEDSPSN from the exons ATGCACTTTGCAATGTGTCATCGATTTCTCTGCACTGCGCCACGTCTCCTTGTCTCTCCCCGGTTGCAGTACCGTTTCAGCCACTTCCAGCATTTCCAAGTTGATGGACAGACAGGAAAGAGAACTTCCAG AAACCACTGTGTGAATTCTCCGTGGCTCCCTGCTCCAGCCCGGTATGTCTTCAGTGGGAAGAGCAGAGACAGGGTGCAGTCACTGCAGGACGTGGTGAGGCTCATTCTGAACGGGCAGTGCGATCACATTGTGGTGATGGCTGGTGCAGGAATCAGTACAGCCAGTGGGATCCCCGACTTCAG GTCAGCAGACAGTGGACTGTACGATAACCTCCAGCAGTATGACGTGCCTTACCCTGAAGCCATCTTTGACATCAATTACTTTGCGCACAATCCAAGGCCATTTTTTGCTCTGGCTAAACAGCTGTACCCTGGACACTGCAGACCCAATTATACTCACTACTTCATCAGGCTTCTGCACCAGAAAGGGCTGTTGCTGCGAATCTACACTCAGAACATCGATGGACTGGAACGCA AGGCTGGAATTCCAGCAGAGAAGCTGGTGGAAGCTCACGGAACCTTTGCCACGGCTACCTGCATGGTGTGCCATGGGACCTTTACCTGGGACCAGCTGCAG GGGGATGTTATGGAGGGAAGGATTCCGTACTGCTCCTCCTGTTCTGGAGTTATTAAGCCCGACATTGTCTTCTTTGGTGAACAACTGCCATGGACTTTCCACCAAAGCCTCATCGACTTCCCACTTGCGGATCTGCTGATCATCTTGGGTACTTCACTTACG GTGGAACCGTTTGCCAGTTTGTCCGAGATGGTAAGAAATTCGGTTCCTCGCATCCTCATCAACCAGAAACTAGTGGGATCACTCAATCAAAACCCACTGAGGACCAGTGATGTTGTGGAACTTGGAGATGTGCTCAAAGGAGTCCAGAGATTCTCAGACATGCTGGGCTGGTACAAAGAAACCAATGAATTGCTCACAAGGGAACACAGTAAG TTGAAGAATCAGGATAATGTTGAAGATTCACCATCTAACTGA